A segment of the Parasynechococcus marenigrum WH 8102 genome:
GTCCAGGGAACTGAAAGGCAGGGACGGGTGTTGACAGGTCGTTTCCCTGTGCCTTGCTGTATCGGAGAAAGGCTTCGGTCATGACGCAGCAGATGCTGTGCTGGCCGAGGTCGCTGGGATCGGTCTGGCAGGTCCCGTTTCGATACCAACCGGTCATCGGTGAGCAACCGCACACCTGCAGAGGCTTCCCGAGAACGTTGAGAGGGGCAGAAGGTGCTGTTGAGCTGGCCATCCGGACAGGAATCACAGGAGGAGTCTGCCGAAGGAGTGGCACATTTTGACGTCAGACAGTTGACGAACCCCTGGGGGAACGCGGTAAAGGTCATTCAGTCATGTCCACTCGATGGATTGGGAGTTCACGGAAGACGCTGCGTTCCTGGCGCTCTGCGATGCCT
Coding sequences within it:
- a CDS encoding DUF2237 family protein is translated as MASSTAPSAPLNVLGKPLQVCGCSPMTGWYRNGTCQTDPSDLGQHSICCVMTEAFLRYSKAQGNDLSTPVPAFQFPGLKPGDHWCVCAPRWKQAYDDGMAPLVSLEATENTALSVVSLDQLKEHAYQSIG